From the genome of Neodiprion pinetum isolate iyNeoPine1 chromosome 3, iyNeoPine1.2, whole genome shotgun sequence, one region includes:
- the Pis gene encoding CDP-diacylglycerol--inositol 3-phosphatidyltransferase has product MTETENIFMFVPNIIGYGRVILALISFYFMPTNHIIASWCYIISGLLDAVDGHAARYFNQSTKFGAILDQLTDRVGTMCLCVTLSQFYPAYTFWFQLSMAIDIACHWIYLHTTLLQGKTSHKFVDMSENPIMRVYYTNRQVLFFMCAGNEAFYAALYLLHFTEGPILAGMNIFRAVLYVSAPIAIVKSLVSVLHGYVACINLSIIDVKEREALRKAH; this is encoded by the exons GTTACGGGAGGGTGATTCTGGCCTTGATATCATTCTATTTTATGCCAACAAACCACATAATTGCATCATGGTGCTATATAATTAGCGGATTATTAGACGCAGTGGACGGTCATGCGGCAAGATATTTCAATCAGAGCACAAAGTTCGGCGCGATTTTAGACCAACTGACAGACCGTGTTGGCACTATGTGCCTCTGTGTAACTCTCAGCCAATTTTATCCAGCTTATACATTCTGGTTTCAACTAAGCATGGCCATTGACATTGCTTGCCACTGGATTTACTTGCAcac aaCACTTTTGCAAGGAAAAACGAGCCACAAATTTGTTGATATGTCTGAAAATCCCATAATGCGTGTTTACTATACAAATCGTCAGGTTCTTTTCTTTATGTGCGCTGGAAACGAGGCATTTTATGCCGCTCTGTACCTTCTGCATTTCACAGAAGGACCCATAT TGGCTGGTATGAATATATTCAGAGCGGTTCTCTACGTCTCAGCTCCAATTGCAATAGTGAAGTCTCTGGTCTCTGTTTTGCATGGGTATGTGGCATGCATTAATCTGAGTATTATCGATGTGAAAGAGCGAGAGGCGCTGCGCAAAGCGCATTAA
- the LOC124215176 gene encoding leucine-rich repeat-containing protein 47 has translation MTSGESWPEVSQARKENRHELVLSGASVSQRLEKSGLDKAIFNLQGLNYLNINDTCLDAIPDEIGKLENLTSLVLHSNKIAKLPSAIGKLTKLKVLDVSRNNLDFVPDDLGNLPQLMTLNLGLNALKELPSQAANIKLSILDLSNNEFGTFPDVCYAELVHLAEVRVNGNKIKEIPSTISALQSLKLLDLSDNSIVIVPKELSDCGKLKELNLKGNPLSDKRLYKLVDQCRTKQVLDYVRQHCPKVGDGSGAPGKSKKGKKGRKSSESNDSNINSVEKLTHKLRVLKVMDETPVVQITEHVKTVRPHIVACVVRNLSFTEESFKKFIQLQTKLHEGICEKRNAATIATHDLDLIKPGNLMYTAKPPKEIEIKPLMRQKSYTGAALFQHLQTEADNLRREKKRNVYSGIHRYLYLLEGKALYPCLLDSLNQVISFPPITNSDITKMSPSTKAMFIEVTSASSQQVCRKVADQFLNELVMLGLGCSTETDSSEDYHNLLVEQIKVVDVEGNMKLVYPSRSDLIFENSNITIIRE, from the exons ATGACATCGGGTGAATCCTGGCCGGAGGTGAGCCAAGCGCGAAAAGAAAACAGGCATGAATTGGTCCTTTCCGGGGCCTCCGTGTCGCAGCGGTTAGAAAAGTCGGGGTTGGACAAGGCGATATTTAACCTGCAAGGGTTAAACTACTTGAACATAAACGACACGTGCCTCGATGCGATACCTGACGAAATTGGAAAGTTAGAAAACCTCACTAGTCTTGTTCTGCATTCGAATAAAATCGCCAAACTACCGTCGGCCATCGGAAAATTGACCAAATTAAAAGTACTAGACGTGTCCAGAAATAACCTCGATTTCGTTCCCGACGATCTCGGTAACCTGCCTCAGCTAATGACCCTCAACCTCGGCTTAAATGCTCTCAAAGAATTACCATCTCAGGCCGCTAACATCAAGTTGAGTATATTGGACTTATCTAACAACGAGTTTGGCACGTTTCCTGACGTGTGTTACGCCGAGTTGGTTCACCTCGCTGAAGTCAGAGTGAacggtaataaaattaaagaaattccGTCGACCATCAGCGCCTTGCAGTCGTTGAAACTTTTGGATCTCTCAGATAACTCGATAGTAATTGTACCCAAGGAACTCTCCGACTGCGGTAAATTGAAGGAATTGAATCTGAAGGGAAATCCCCTCTCGGACAAACGGCTTTATAAACTTGTAGATCAGTGTAGGACCAAGCAGGTATTAGACTATGTTAGGCAACATTGTCCCAAGGTTGGCGACGGCTCGGGAGCCCCTGGAAAATcaaagaaagggaaaaaaggaaggaaatCTTCCGAGTCAAATGACAGCAACATCAattctgttgaaaaattgactcaTAAGCTCAGGGTCTTGAAGGTGATGGATGAAACACCTGTTGTACAAATTACAGAACATGTTAAAACTGTCAGACCGCACATAGTTGCTTGCGTTgtgagaaatttgagcttcacaGAAGAAAGCTTCAAAAAGTTCATTCAACTACAAACCAAACTTCATGAAGGGATATGCGAAAAAAGGAATGCTGCTACGATAGCAACGCATGATTTGGACTTAATTAAAcctg GAAATCTGATGTATACGGCGAAACCTccaaaagaaattgaaatcaagCCACTGATGCGTCAAAAGTCGTATACAGGTGCAGCACTGTTTCAACATTTACAAACAGAAGCCGATAACTTGCGAAGAGAAAAGAAGCGCAATGTTTACTCTGGTATTCACAGATATCTATACCTTTTGGAAGGTAAGGCACTTTACCCATGCCTACTGGACAGTTTGAACCAAGTTATATCGTTTCCGCCAATAACAAACAGTGACATTACCAAAATGTCTCCCAGCACCAAAGCTATGTTTATCGAAGTTACCAGCGCATCTTCTCAGCAAGTTTGCAG AAAAGTTGCTGACCAATTTCTTAATGAACTTGTGATGCTGGGACTTGGCTGCTCCACGGAAACTGACAGCAGTGAAGATTACCACAATTTATTAGTTGAACAAATAAAAGTGGTTGATGTGGAAGGAAATATGAAACTAGTATATCCATCAAGatcagatttgatttttgaaaatagtaaCATAACAATAATCCGCGAATGA
- the LOC124214600 gene encoding zinc metalloproteinase nas-13, with the protein MAIERSALLLTILLATSSAWPYFRRRDIFDNAVDSPNGPMGYMRNFEEVLHALPNNDTGRKVAEWHEQMEINPEELGEYAEGDILFPEGMGRNGLKSETMRWPGGVVPYMISPYFTGVALNLIHEAMDDFHKNTCIKFKPYAGEETDYIRIAAGNTGCWSSVGRTGGRQDVNLQVPGCVTKKGTIIHELMHAVGFLHEQNRWERDDHVLINWGNIQSGRRNNFERATKETTDAFGVGYDYGSVMHYSSNAFSTNGKPTIEPKEPGGLLSMVGEYFFGKTKAVLGQREGFSTKDIQKIRRMYKCAKRRRSYN; encoded by the exons ATGGCAATAGAACGATCAGCTTTACTCCTGACAATTTTGCTGGCCACATCTTCAGCCTGGCCGTATTTCCGACGTCGCGACATATTTGACAACGCGGTGGACAGTCCCAACGGGCCGATGGGCTACATGCGAAATTTCGAGGAGGTTCTTCACGCTCTGCCGAATAATGACACCGGAAGAAAGGTCGCCGAATGGCACGAGCAGATGGAGATTAATCCAGAGGAGCTAGGGGAATACGCCGAGGGTGACATCCTCTTCCCGGAAGGAATGGGTCGCAACGGTCTCAAGTCGGAGACAATGCGGTGGCCCGGGGGTGTAGTCCCTTACATGATCAGCCCATATTTCA CCGGAGTGGCTTTGAACCTGATCCACGAAGCCATGGATGACTTCCACAAAAATACGTGCATCAAGTTCAAACCCTACGCCGGAGAAGAGACCGATTACATAAGAATTGCAGCCGGGAACACCGGGTGCTGGAGCAGCGTAGGTCGTACCGGAGGTAGGCAGGATGTGAACCTCCAGGTACCGGGATGTGTCACCAAAAAGGGAACAATAATTCACGAACTGATGCACGCGGTTGGATTTTTGCACGAACAGAACAGATGGGAACGCGACGATCACGTCCTCATCAACTGGGGCAACATCCAATCAG GGCGCAGGAACAACTTCGAGAGGGCAACGAAGGAAACCACCGACGCATTTGGTGTCGGGTATGACTATGGCAGCGTAATGCATTATTCGTCGAACGCTTTTTCCACTAATGGGAAGCCGACTATTGAGCCCAAG GAGCCCGGCGGTCTTCTCTCGATGGTCGGTGAGTATTTCTTCGGTAAAACCAAGGCAGTTCTTGGACAGCGCGAAGGGTTCAGTACGAAAGACATCCAAAAGATCCGACGCATGTACAAGTGTGCCAAGCGAAGGAGGAGCTACAACTAA